The genomic DNA TTGTGCAGCGGAGGAATACCCTCCTTTTCATATTTATGGCTGACACAATTCCAGACGTCCTTGCTTGTGACATGCTCATAGCCTACGAGAATCAACTCGTCCGCCTTGCTTTGACACAGCATCTCAATTGCGTCATCCCAATCCTGCTCATCCAGCTCTTCCATACCCACGATGGCCGTTCCTCCTCCCAGCGACTCCGGTTCCGCAGATCAGCAATTAGCGGGGTTATTGACTGCTTTATAGAACATTTCTGCCCTGATCCTGGAAAACCCTTCTTTTTCGTCGAAAATAGCCGTAAACCAACAATATATGCATTCATTTCGATCGTCAATAGCAGAATTCACCACTCCTTCTCTTGTTGTCCTGATCCCTCTGCTTTCAGTCGGAAAAGCTTGTCATGAACATGGACAGGTCCAGCATATCTTTTACAGTAACACATAAACGCGGAATTCATTTTTGGGGAAGAGGGAGTTGCGATTGAAAAAGCAGACATTCATCCATGGAGCAATTATTTTATTAGCGGCTGGAATTATCAATCGGCTGCTGGGTTTTATTCCGCGAATCGCGCTCCCGCGTATTATCGGTCCCGAAGGAGTCGGCTTGTACCAACAGGGTTATCCCTTTTTTATCGTGCTGGTAACCCTTATTACCGGGGGCATACCGCTTGCCGTAGCCAAGCTAGTAGCCGAGTCTGAAACTGCGGGTCAACCGGAAATGTCACGGCGTATTTTGCACACCAGCCTGCGCTTCACTGTTACACTTAGCCTGCTGGCCATGGTGCTCTGTCTTCTCTTTGCCCCCTGGATTACAAGCCACCTGCTGACAGACAGCCGTGTTTATTATACATTTGTCAGTATGAGTCCGATGATTGTCATTGTTGCTGTTTCCTCTGCCTACAGAGGCTATTTTCAGGGAAAACAAAATATGATTCCGTCCGCAAGCTCCTCCATTGTCGAGACTATCATGCGCATTTTTTGCGTCATCTGGTTTGCTTACCTGCTCCTTCCACATGGCGTGGCCTACGCTGCTGCAGGGGCGATGCTCGGCGCGCTGGCGGGTGAACTCATTGGCATGATTGTTCTTCTATGGCAATACAAATGGAACCAGCAAAAAGGTCACATACCCCTACAACCGGAAGTTCCTCCATCTTCAGGTGCTCATTCCGAACAACCGTCTGTGTTGTCACGACTTCTATCTATATCGGTTCCCGTAACAGCCGGAAGACTTGTGGGATCGTTGTCCTATTTGCTCGAATCTATTCTATGTATGCGTAGCCTGGCCGTAGCAGGTATTGCCACCGGAGTGGCAACCGCCCAATACGGGGCCATGCAGGGTATGGTCATTCCAGTGTTATTACTGCCCGGTGTTCTCACCAGTTCACTGGCTGTTTCCCTTGTACCTTCTTTATCCGAAGCTGCTGCCAAGGGACAAATGACAGCCATTCATAAGCGATTGCATCAATCCCTTCGGCTTGCTTTAGTTGCAGGAGCCCCATTTGCTGTCATTATGTACGTATTGGCAGAGCCTCTGTGCCTGCTGCTCTACAACAATGGCGACATTGCGGGCATGCTTAAGCTCATGGCTCCTTTTGCTCTTTTTATGTACATTCAGGCCCCGCTTCAGGCAACACTTCAGGCTCTGGATCGTCCCGGAAGCGCCTTATTCAATACCTTTGTCGGAGCCGTTATCAAAATCGCGCTTATTGTCTGGCTTGCTTCCCAGCCTCAATACGGTATCTATGGAGCAGTCATTGCCATTTGTATCAACAGCGCCATAGTCACCCTTCTGCATGGCTTCAGTGTAAGCAGACTGCTTCGGTTTCGTGTGCGGCTGCTTGATTTCTGGAAAACCGGAGTCGGCATGATTATCATGGCGGCTGCCGTCTTATATGCTTACAGACATCTAACGGTTTTCAGTCAAATGTGGCTGCAATTTCTTTTCGCCGCAGGCTTGGGCATTATTCTGTACCTTTTTCTGATGACTCTGACCAAAATGATTGACTGGGACAATCTCAACCGTATCCCCATCCTGAGAAGATGGTTTAAGGCATAGCAGGCTTAATCCGAGGATTCCCCAAAGGCAGGCGGCGTAATATATACATCGCCTTTATGGTTAACCGAGCACAAGAAAACATCCTTAAAATCTTTATGTCCTTGAGCTTGAATCTGATTTTTAAGCCAAAAACGGTTCATATCCATACGCTCCAAATTCCGATCCAGCACTTTGCCATCCATAATCAACGGAATGGGAAGGCCTTCATATCTAAACTTCCCGCCGATTTGAGGCGAAGGATGGACTTTATCCTCCTGTTGATCGTTGTTTATCAAATTCGTTTGTTCTAAATTTGGTTTCTGCTTTTCAGATTCACTATCTCCAACGTCATCATCTTTACTTATGACCGTGAGCTTGCCTGTCGTTTCCAAAATAACATATTCTACATCGTCCAAGCCTTCGATATTTTGTTCCCGAAGTTGTAACAGCAGATCATCTAAATTGTAGCGTTGCTTCAGCATTTCTTCCCTGTTTATTTGTCCATTGGAGAACAATACACTGGGCTTACCATCGAACAGCAGCCGCAGACGCCGACTTTTAAGACTGAAATACGAAATGCCGATCTGCAAAATCAGAAGCACGCCCAAAGGAATCAATCCTTCATACAACGGACGTTTTATATCTTCCAAACTGAATACAGCGATTTCCGCAATCATAATGGATATCACGAGGTCAAAAACAGATAATTTTCCGATCTCCCGTTTACCCATTAATCGCATAACCAGAAATACAATAAAATACATGAGCAATGTTCGAAATATATGTGCAAAAATATCGTGACCCAACATGTCCGCCTCCTCTCCTGTACTTGCAACAAGACATTCGCCGTTCATTGTACACGTATTCTGACCGTTTCTCATACCAACCATACAAAATACAAAAGGTTAAATTATTCAAATAAAGACAAAGACTGCTTACGACTTGGTACTAAGCCGGGAGGCTTGGCCATAGAATTATAATAGTTCAAACCTTGGTACAGGAGGAATTATCAATGGAGCTTATTCGCCGCTGGTGTTCGTTTCGTCTGGCCCATCCCATTCTATCCGGTTTGTTTTATGCTTTTGCATGGATGCTGTTTGGCGCATTTAT from Paenibacillus sp. FSL R10-2782 includes the following:
- a CDS encoding DUF421 domain-containing protein; the encoded protein is MGHDIFAHIFRTLLMYFIVFLVMRLMGKREIGKLSVFDLVISIMIAEIAVFSLEDIKRPLYEGLIPLGVLLILQIGISYFSLKSRRLRLLFDGKPSVLFSNGQINREEMLKQRYNLDDLLLQLREQNIEGLDDVEYVILETTGKLTVISKDDDVGDSESEKQKPNLEQTNLINNDQQEDKVHPSPQIGGKFRYEGLPIPLIMDGKVLDRNLERMDMNRFWLKNQIQAQGHKDFKDVFLCSVNHKGDVYITPPAFGESSD
- a CDS encoding post-transcriptional regulator, producing the protein MGMEELDEQDWDDAIEMLCQSKADELILVGYEHVTSKDVWNCVSHKYEKEGIPPLHKLVNDILSLKATSFMNYLTMSALRGSTFE
- the spoVB gene encoding stage V sporulation protein B, whose product is MKKQTFIHGAIILLAAGIINRLLGFIPRIALPRIIGPEGVGLYQQGYPFFIVLVTLITGGIPLAVAKLVAESETAGQPEMSRRILHTSLRFTVTLSLLAMVLCLLFAPWITSHLLTDSRVYYTFVSMSPMIVIVAVSSAYRGYFQGKQNMIPSASSSIVETIMRIFCVIWFAYLLLPHGVAYAAAGAMLGALAGELIGMIVLLWQYKWNQQKGHIPLQPEVPPSSGAHSEQPSVLSRLLSISVPVTAGRLVGSLSYLLESILCMRSLAVAGIATGVATAQYGAMQGMVIPVLLLPGVLTSSLAVSLVPSLSEAAAKGQMTAIHKRLHQSLRLALVAGAPFAVIMYVLAEPLCLLLYNNGDIAGMLKLMAPFALFMYIQAPLQATLQALDRPGSALFNTFVGAVIKIALIVWLASQPQYGIYGAVIAICINSAIVTLLHGFSVSRLLRFRVRLLDFWKTGVGMIIMAAAVLYAYRHLTVFSQMWLQFLFAAGLGIILYLFLMTLTKMIDWDNLNRIPILRRWFKA